TTCTCTCTTATTTAATTTCTTCTTACTCTTTCGTCGTATCATCATTTTCTGTTCAGCAAAGCCAAAGCTACTGAatgcaaaattttttaaaaaaatcacaaatctaAAATATTGATTCACCAACtaattaaatacaataaaattATTGAACACAAAAATTTAGGTACACAATACAAAAATTTTATAATGACCAACACAAATTTTTATGTAttagtttaaaaatttgtttcTATAAATTTTTGTATGTGTGAATCactattattaaattttattaatttccgAATCTTTTAGGaggtttgaatttattttttttatcactcTTGTTACTTAATGTTAGTTTTATGAAATAATTTGATGTTGATTCAGTGTATtatggatttgaatattgtagcAAGGATAGTTTTGATGAATAAATAGTTTAGATGAATGGTTTGAGAAAATTGATAGTTATATTATTGATGGATTAAGGAAAGAGTACAAAAACTAGTGAAATTTGATATGGTTCTTAGATGATTACAATGAGCTCCATGATGACCTATTTATAAAGTTGGTTCATTATATATAATTTCTAAATAATTCTAGGTCTTAGATATTTCTAGATATTTACCTAAATATATTATCTAGATACTAAACTTAGATATTTTTAGTacttagtttatttatttatttaacttttaGACTTCTCCATCAAAATATctacatatttatttttatgaaacaAGATTATGAGAATTCTAAAAAATTCTACAAATATATAGCATAATCAATATTTAGTATGAAGTATCGTGATTTAGTTTCCCTTACTTTTATTTTTGTGCTATGTACAAAAATATTTGTGCTATATATCGATAAATCTTTGTGGTTTTTaacaaattattaatatttatttgtattttattttctgtaattatttttttatttttttgaattttctgtTGTCTTGTACCTAAGCTAACAGGAATATTCTGCTCCGTAAGCTTGATCCGCCAGAGATGTGGCACTCGGCAGTTGACCAGACTTTATGAATAACGGGATTCTACCATGTATCAAAAGTGGGACAGATCAGAAGGGCATTCTGCTTTGCTATCTGCTCTTGTGGAAAGGTGGAAGCCGGAGACTCATTCTTTCGTATTGTCAACCGATGAAGTTACAGTAACACTGGAGGACGTGTTACACATATATTGGCTTATCAATTGATGGAGAGGTTGTAACTGGTTGGACCGATAGCAGTCAGGACTTCTTCGTTAACCAGAGAGCATGGTAATTTTTGGCAGCAAACCCGTTGTGAGTAGTTCATCTAAAAGTTACATAAAGTTAGCCTGGGTTCGCCATATCAAAGACACACAATCTTTAGACACTTGATTGTCTGTTCAGTGATATGTTAGGTCTTACATCTTCTGTCTGCTGGGAACCACCCTTTTCGCGGATAAATCGACGACGTATGTCCACACGACGTACCCACCACTGCTCCAAAATTTTGAGCAGATCGGCGCTTACAGTCGGGAGTCAGCAACTCTCGCACATCTTTACAAGGCATTGTGTCATGCATCACGGTATGATTGCAAGGAGATGGACGACCCACTTGATTTGTTGTTTTTTTGGGCGTGGGAGTGAGTGTCCTTTCTTGCGCCCATTCCAAGACAGCGGCTTGCACCTGCTGATATACCGGTTGCACGCAGGTAACACCGTAACAGCACATAATTTATTGGATTTTGACTCGTATTTCATTTATGTTTTACTGGCAAGACATAATTTAAACTCTGTTATAACGTTGCGTATTGCAGGTGGAGTCATCATCCACGAACCAGGGAGTGGATGTGGAGGAGTGCGGTGTCTGTTAGGCACGAGATATACTACATAGAAGAGGTCAGTATCGATATTAATTTATAAGAATAATTTATGGCATTAATAATCTAACTTAGTTCATGCAACATTTTGCAGTTTGTCTGGCAGCCATACCTCGGCATCATCATCCCGGTCGAGCTACATCACCACCTTGATGTGTGTGACACGATAGGGTAGTTGCTATCATTCGAGTGTGTCGAATGACATCCTGTGGACCGAGTGGTTCACTAGTACGGGTATGCATAGTCTCCCCCCAGTGCCATAATTGGAGCATCGTACTCGACGAATGGATTCAGCAATGGGAGAATCGCTGCAACAGTTGATTGTTAGATAGAAATCTATAACCAATCGCCGACTTTAACCCGTCTGCCGATTACCGTAGTTGGTACCTTGGATTATTCTGGATGTACCTGAGGTTGTTGGAGTTCATTCCTCAGCAGCCACACTGCATCCACCCCAATAGCCATGATTGACTCATGATTATCGGAGATTATACTCACGCCATCTTTTCTTATAACAAGCCTTCATAGGTTACTAAGAAAAAAGTTTCACGCATTAACGGTCTTACCCTCTACGATGGCAAAAGCAATCGGCACAATGTTTTGATTCCCATCTTGCGTAACTATAACCAAAATGCAACCTTTATATTTTTCATATAGGTGGGTGCCGTCAACTTGAACCAGTGGCTTGCAATATTTGAAGGCTCTTATGCTTGGATTGAAACTCTAGAATACCCGATGGAGTATCCTAACAAACCACCTCTTACTCCCGTTATATAGGGGTCGTTTTTCTATTTGGACTTGTGAACCAAATATCTTCTGAACCATTGCGGAGAACCACAACAGCAAAGCTCTGTAAGATTCTTTCCATCCACCGAAGACTTTCGCTATCGACTTTTTCTTTTCTAACCAAACCTTTCGATAATTAATAGTGTAGTTGTATCTTGCCTGAATTTTTGCAATTATAGATTTTACCTTTATGGATGGGTCGGATTCAACCAATGGCTTCAAAGCCTCAGCAATCGTGTCCGAGTCCAACTTGGAGTGATCCTGTGAGATCGTTCCTATGGAACGTGTGTGCCTCCCGTTGTATCTCTGAATCTCCCAACAAGTTTTTTTCTATATCAAGTTGGCTCGGATAAGCCAATCGCATCCTCATCCATAAgtcttgcattttgcatagaatgTCTGTGGCTCGAATTCATAAACAACgtaatcaactcctctagagatagtgtaacTCCAAATTGTCGCAATGACTGATTTTCTAGAACCGTATTCCACTCCGATCCTGAACTTCTCGTCCCCAGGATTAACAACACCTATAAAAAGAAGAAATTGTTATTCATCGATCTGTCAATTAGAATCACTCAAGTCTTCCTCGACACGATCAACTGGTTTGGCAAAGTGAATCGGTTTTGCTGCTACCATGGGTGCATGCGGTTTCGAAGACGATGACACACAACCACTACCTGTCACGAACGGCAGCGTACCACTTCATCATATGTTGCGGTATTAGTCTTGCATGTCCGTCACATGCTGATCAGCTTCGATCCAAAATGTCCTATTTTGAAACCCTCCACTCGATCAGAAACACTGATAAAAATCTATATACAACTTTCTCAACCTCCTTGAAATTTAGTGCACCCATATCAGTCAATATGAAATTCTTTAACGTGTCCAAAGAATCAAGACGACAAATGTGCAATATTACAAGTAAATCGCATTCAAATATCACTTCCGTTCACCACTTCTAATTATTTCATTCAAATAAACTAGCACAAAAAAAGAAAACTGATTACTAATAGCCATATGTACCAAGAATAAAGTAAGAAAAAATACAAATTATTAGTGGAATTGGTGTAGTGTGATGAGTAGGGACGAAGCTTCCTATATACAAGGGGCAGCGCCCCTCCGCCAAAAATTTGTTGTAGTATGATGAGTCAAGAACCTCCTTATATATTGTATTTTGACAGCATATCTAAAGTATTGATAAGCCACCTACTTATAGATaaacatattttaaatattattttaagtaCTGAGACACTTAGATATATAAATACACATATCACGAATACCGAGTAATCAATTTATGAACAAATATGTAGTTTGTATATATCTCAGATGCAACCaaattattatttgtttctaAACATTGTTACTTATCCTGAATACGTATTTAATAAACCCAGCTGTTGCTGATAGTTTCTTCTCGGTCCCTTCTTGCATAATTCGATCTCGAAGAAGGAAGAGATAAGAGGGCCCTATGGAGAATGTGCTCAGAAATCCATAATAGAGTCCGACCACAACGACCGAATTCATTATCTTCATGTATAAGTATACTAGATTATCAGTATAAAAGATTGAAAAATCATCGCAAACCTCTGTTTTTTATTATCTTCTGTTTTTTATTATCTATTGCAATCTCCGGATTATTATCTAATTTTCAATCCATATATTTATATAATGATTTTTCAACCTTCCATATTTCTATATAGAAATAGAAAGAGATAGACTAGAAACGACATCTCTTATCTCACTGACACCAAAGAGGGGGATCTAAAATGAGTGGAATTTTGATATGGGTGGAATATAATGAAATAGAGCCACTTTGAGGTTCCCTTTGAAATGAGGCATGGAACGGAGCCATTGCGAAGAAGTTTCACGAGTTACGAAGGAAACTTCGAGCTCATATTGGTCATGGGTTGAGAACGGGAATTGAACTCTATGAGATCAAATTTCCCGTTGTTCCTCAGTAGCTCAGTGGTAGAGCGGTCGGCTGTTAACTGACTGGTCGTAGGTTCGAATCCTACTTGGGGAGGTATCggattatattttttatgatttttgtatCACAATATTCGAAATGTGTAATATgtatttaaattagtaaatattCTACTAATTACGTATttcaataaatattaaaattatttaatttaaataaaaaatcaaagaatatctaatattaaaattgaaaaaaatgNNNNNNNNNNNNNNNNNNNNNNNNNNNNNNNNNNNNNNNNNNNNNNNNNNNNNNNNNNNNNNNNNNNNNNNNNNNNNNNNNNATTTAGaattagtaatttttaatttaaaatttaaatttaaaatgaataaaataattttaaaaatttaacttaTGTTGCCCAAAAAAATTGATTACCTTTCCACACAGATACTTTCAAGTTTCCACTTTCCACACATCCATGGCATTAACGCAACCAACAAAAGAAATCATTAACGATGactatacatacatacatacatacatacatacatacaataGTTCAATTCATTCAAACAAAGGATAAACATACATGTAAGGTTGGAATTTGAAAACACACTTCCTTATTCTATTCTTCACCCAAGTTCacacttattatttaatttatataaacacTTAACTACTTCCAAAACAGTCCCGAAAACCTGCCCCTTATTAAATTCCAACCATTCATATAACGTGCTTCTAATTTTCTTTTAGTAATTATTATGCCTTGAGAAGATGAGTATCCATCTCTTTAGTAGATTTGTCATACAATTCCATGTAACCATAAGGAGCTTCGACATTATCATTAATTTTCTCATATTCAAGTGTCCATTTAGCTGAAACACTTCCATTGCTGTTATCAATCTCTTGAATGGTGAGCTTCAAAACTTTATATTGTTGACTTATGTCTCCATCAAagaaattgaatttaattgtcttGTTCTTCTCATCAATGGATTCAATTGTCTCCTTGCATGTAGTTACTTTACCATCTGTTGCATGacaataatcaaaatttaaaaaaattaaaaaaaagaaaattaaggaaACCTGAGAATAATTATGTCAATTATTAGTTAACATAATTACATACAAATTATgctagccaatgagttataattcaaatgacataatctctccATACTTACTTAAGAGATCGCGGATTCAAATCTTTCTATTtttggtgaaaaaaaaaatacaaattatgCTAGTCCTTTTGGTTGTcttaaaattttgtcttttgtctTGGAGACAatctattttttgtttatatttttaggACCCACAAAAAAATACAAGAATTTTGTCAATTTTTGCATATACTTATAGCTCTCTTCTAATAATCTCATTCATTGTGGATTTTTAAACAATTCATATAATTCTCACTAATATTGTTTCCTAGTAAGAACTTTTTTTTGTTGTAAATGAAGGGaacctaattaaatttaataaaatctcaaagaaaagaaaatgttagagatataattatttatatatcttcttaaattaaatttttagaagAAATGATATTATGATATAATATCaaagtttttataataaaaaattttaaatttgattcatgTTAAACTTTAATGAAAAGAATTTTAtcctaaaaataaataacaaaaaaaatcatataaaaaatttatataaacccAAAAAATAAATCTTGTATGAAGAGAcacattaaaaatataattatttatgcgaCTTTTGCCATAAgtttagatttttgaaaaaaaatgatatCATGACAAATAAAATCCGActagatgttttttttttcaatttacaaATTAATTCATTTAAAACTAAGCTTGATTACCTACAACATAACTCCAGTGTTTAACCGAACCGCCGATGCTGTGCCAATCCTCACCCTGATGCAGCTTGGTGTGATGCACTCTTTCACAAATATTTTGAGTTTGGTGGAGAGATTTTGATACAAGATTAAAGAACTTTCCAGCAGGTGCATGGATCACAATTTCAGTACTAAGCTTACCACTCAGTGCCATTGTCTTAAGAAGGAAACAACTATTATGAAGCAAGAAATTAGATAATACTAATAATATAATAAAGCTAGCTAGCTAGAATATCTGATGGGAGATATGGGACAATGAGTTCAGATTTGTAGGATCTTATATAGAAAAATAAGCTACCTAAGCTACTATATATTGTCAGCTTGTTCCTCCCTATTAATTTATTGCGCtgctaataaaaaaattttaatcaacACAAAAAATAGTCAATATATGTTATTTTACTCAATGAAATTATCTAACATTGATTAATCACTAAATTCTAATAAAAGTTTTTAGGAACGCAAAATAGGTAccatcatatttttatattatttataaagtTTGATTATAGTGCTTATAAAGTTTTATTATCAATTTAAATATATGATCATTTTGCATATCAAAATGTATTTCTATAATGGATCATTATTAGTGTGTGATTGATAGTTGATTTTGATAGttcatatataatataatttttttagtgcACACGTAATTTTAACACACTtgaaagatagaaaaaaaaatgttagaaAACCAATATCTATTATTAATATTAGCCAATATTTTgtattgatattttatttttatattgttaaaatttaaaatttagcaattattatttgaaataataataaaaaataataaatttgttgataaataatattattaaaaaaattcacaataaaaaataaaccacacaaaaaattcaaaacagaCAATAAATAAAACCACCCACATTATCCGATCCACATGTGTAGGTGACACATATCTGCTAATTATCTACAATTATGGTTTACTAGTAAGTGTTTTGCTGCTCTCAGTTAAAGAGAGTCTTATATTACTATATtagtatttatttaattaaatgattatatttttaagtattttaatatatttaaatatactATTAATTAAAGTATAAGATGAGATATGTAAAGTCAAAGTAGGGATGAGAAAAAAATCCGTATCCGTAGATATTCATAGAAATTATATATCTGCAACAAAGATGCTAACAGGGATTCATAATGGAGAGTGAACCTACCCCCATAAATAAATGGAAAAAGGGATAGGGATTGAGGCATCCGCTCCACAGGAATTCATTAAATctccataaaaaaaattttacttaaATGTTCTTATATATATAAGTTATCTAAGTAGTCctaattcattttattttaatttatatgtcaaAAATTTCATGTATATGTTATTATgttaaatttgtgtttgatttaatACATTTGGAtgaattatattgaattttatTATGATTGTGTTAATCTTGTtttaaaaaagttaaaatttaatATTCATGGATACTAGGTATCTACCTCCCATGTggaaaaaaataaacagaaattcATGACAAAGATAAGACAGAACAAAGACATTTTATTAAACGAAAACGGAGGTGGAGAGTGTCACGTCTCAAAATGAGTTATGATTGATGCTTAGTGAAATAGTCCGCCTAGCAAAACCTACTATATTTAAGTATAACGTAAATAAGAAAGTTACAAATATTCTTAATAAATTTACAAGTTTTAAAAAGAATAGTTACACACTTTTAAcaaaagataaaataactaaaaatagtTGGAGCATATAACATTTAGGAACACAACAAATAATAGATACCCATTGCAGATTATTGCTCTTGAATATAGAAATGCTCACATAATTAAGTATTTGTtcctaaaaaatatatttagaaAAACGGAGTGAATTTTTGTAACTCAATGattagacaatacatctataatccaCCTGAGaccatataaatattattataatcatGTGGGAGGGGGAGGGAAAAAGAAGAAGGGGTAGggaagaagaagggaaagaaaggaaGAGAGGGAAAGGAGTGATGGGgtaaaatgtcggtaaagattttcacaaaaataagcgcgttgtaagtatagttctaaaccgacaattaaacctcaatcaaatttaaattgtttgtcactaaagcaaacccaataaaattaaccgaactattaaacctcgggtcgtctctcaaggaattgcagggaagtgtagttattattggttataaaaagtatctttttgggttttgtaataagagaTAAGTAATATAAATAACTAGGAAATGAAATAATAGCTCAGAAAAGTCCTAACAAAGATTGAGAATtcgaattcctatcctcattatcattgtcaattgtgatggtgattaccttttgctttcacttagttaacctctaactatgaagaaaagtcaagtgagtaaagttaacttaagttcacaaatcctaataaaaaactagatttagtgaagcttaagtcaactagcaagtctcaatcaccaatcaataaaagacctttgataattcaagagtctccaattaatcaattcaagctaagaa
The DNA window shown above is from Arachis ipaensis cultivar K30076 chromosome B08, Araip1.1, whole genome shotgun sequence and carries:
- the LOC107614394 gene encoding MLP-like protein 34, with the protein product MALSGKLSTEIVIHAPAGKFFNLVSKSLHQTQNICERVHHTKLHQGEDWHSIGGSVKHWSYVVDGKVTTCKETIESIDEKNKTIKFNFFDGDISQQYKVLKLTIQEIDNSNGSVSAKWTLEYEKINDNVEAPYGYMELYDKSTKEMDTHLLKA